TGACCAATGCGACATATGGATGCATAACACTTGTGGCGGAGTGAACGAGAGCATCACAAATCGCTCGTGGGTGTGCGGCAATTGCACCACACTGCAAGAAGACGTCGTTTCGGTACGCAGTGGATCCAGTCGGTCCAGCTCAACCTCGGTATTCTCAGTTTGCCTTAGTCAACTGGCGGAAAGGCAACAACTAGAACGCGCTCGTTTGGAACTAGAGCTGCAGCGCCGTCATTTGGATGAGCAGCAGCAGCTAATCAACAAGGTAATTGGCGGAGAGGAAACAAAAACCACTCACAGCAGAGCGAGCAATGCAGTGATGTCGCCTCCATGCGACAAGCGCCAATCGACACCGCTCCCTCCCGGAGCTCCAACAGCTTCGAAGACACGTCGGTCAGTCCCACCAGCTGGCACTCCTCGTTCTACTGCACCTGTTATGGTATCGATTCCTCTTACCGCGCTCGAACCGCGCACAGTTAAGATTTTGGAAGGTAAGAAGAATCCACATGTCGCACTGCAGGAACTCAGGAACCGGGTTGAGCAGTGCGAGCGTCGCGCCAATCCAACACCTGACCAACTGGAAGATTTGAATGTGCAGCTCGAGCTATGCCGGAAGGTTCTGGAAGGGTCCCAGACCGGCGCGGAAGCAAACGACATCAGCAATCTGGCGGAGGTACAGCAATCAAAGCACGCGAGCCCGTCGCGCTTGGTAAAACAAACCGGCACAATCCCTAAGGCGAATCGGAAACTGCAGTCGGTTCCCGAAGGCGAACTGGGAGCAGTAGGTGGTGCCTTCCCGCAGAGACATCTCTGGCCACTGGAGAAGGCGGTAAGCCAAACCGGCTGGCCGTCGGTGAGTAAAACGAACCCATCATCTGAAATCCATCCGAATGATATGGAACCCCTAGGTAAGCGTCAAGCCTTGAGCCATTCtatcaaaaatataaacaaGAAAGCGTCCAATTATTGCCCCAAGACCAAGAATCAAATTACCCAAGGGCAGCTGCGAGTTAACGCGCGCCCGGGCGAGCTTTGTATACCTTCTACAAATTCCCATGACCAGCTGCGAGATTCACTCGCGCACGAGGTCAATGCGGCTGTGTACCACAATCAACCTGAAAAATGATCAACCGGTGTTCAAACGCATAATCTACCCTCGCGTAAGGTTGATCCGAAATCCGAAAGTGTTCAATAACACCAAGTGATTCTCAAGCCAGACCGAGCTCGCCCCACACTGCAGCAGCTTGCAGCAAGGCAGTCCCTGGCTCAGCTAAATGGCCAATCTTCATCTCAAACTACCGGTTTTTCGGATGGAAAAAATATGCTCCGCTTACAACGATGCCTATCTGGTCCTGCTTTCGAACCAGTTCGCAGTCAGTTGGTACTTCCGGCAGCAGTACCACAAGTGATCGAGACCCTACATATGCGGTTTGGACGTACGGAGCTGCTGATCAGCGTCTTGCTTTGGAAGGTGCGAGAAATTCCAGCTCCTAGGTCCGACAGGTTGGAAGGGCTGATCGAGTTCGGAATGGCGGTGCAGGCACTGTGCGATCACATCGAAGCAGCGGATGAACGCGCTCACCTATCGAACCCATCGCTACTGCAAGAGCTTGTGGCGAAACTTCCCGGGGATCAACGAATGATGTGGGCGGGATACAAACGAGGATTCCAATGCGTCGATTTGAAAACCTTCGGTGATTATATGGCAACAGTGGTACGGGATGCAACTAGTGTGGTGACCTTTGAACCGGAGGTAAAACGGAGCAGCGTTCGTGACCGTCCGAAGAACAAAGGATTTGTTAACTCTCATGCAACGGAAGCATCTGCAAAACCAGAGGATTCATTACGTGAACACAAGGAAATGCCGAAGCACTTCGATTGTACTCACTGCAACAAAAGCGGACACCGAGTGCGTGACTGCAATGCGTTCAAGCAGTTGCACGTCGACGATCGCTGGAGATGAGTGCGATTCTTGGGTCTGTGTCAGAACTGTTTATTCAGCCACGGAAGACGCGCGTGTCGCGGACGAAAGCTCTGTGACATCGGAGGGTGCCAATTCCGCCACCATCCGCTTCTGCACTCTTCTAGAGGTCCACCAAAGCCGTCGGAACTCACGATGCAGATAGCTGAAAATCACACTCATCGCCACCTGGCTTCTTCGACGCTATTTCGGATCATTCCAGTGACTGTACACGGAAGTAAAGGATCAATTGACACATTCGCCTTTCTCGATGAAGGTTCTGACCTGACGTTGGTAGAAAGTGATTTGGTTACCTCGCTCGGTGTGAAAGGTAATACCCTTCCTCTATGTCTACGGTGGACCGGGAATACATCTCGCGTAGAAAAAGGCTCGCAGCAGATTTCGATCGAGATCGCTGGAATCGGTCAACAAAAGCGGCATAAGCTGCTGAATGCGAGAACGGTTAACAACCTAGGACTCCCTGCTCAAAGTTTCCAGATAGAAGAAGCGGCTCAACTGCACAAACACCTGAATGGCATCCCTATTACTAGCTACCAGAATACACTGCCCAAGATCCTAATTGGGGTAGACAACTTGCGTCTGGCGCTGCCTTTGAAAGTACGGGAAAGTTGGTGCTTCTACGAGCTTCGAGGAAACAGCAAACACGAATCCTACAGTTTCCATGTTTGTGAATGTTCCTGCGACGAAGCACTCCACGAGGCAgtgaaagaatttttcgccgTTGAAGGAGTTGGCGCCCGACCGACAGAAATCACGCTGACGAAGGAAGAGGAACGAGCTCTCACCATTAGCTACTACTCGGCAAATAGGAAATCATTTTAAAACAGGCCTCATATGGAAAGAAGACCAGGTGAAATTCCCGAACAATTACTCCATGACAGTGCGTCGACTAAAGTGTCTAGAACGCAGAATGGATCGCGATGCAGGACTGAAGGAGAATCTCCACCGGCAAATTCGCGAATACCAGGCAAAGGGCTACACGCACAAGGCTACGAAAGCGGAAATGGAAGCAGCAGATCCTAGAAGAGTGTGGTATCTTCCGGTGGGAGCGGTGATAAACCCCAAGAAGCCGGGGAAAGTCCGTATCATCTGGGACGCAGCGGCCAAGGTGGATGGTATATTCCTGAACAGCACACTTCTTAAAGGCCCCGATCAACTCTCTTCTCTTCCGGTCATTCTTTTTTGCTTTCGGCTGTATGGAGTACCACTTAGCTCGGATATCCAGGAAATGTTTCACCAGATCCGAATCCGTGAAGAAGACAAGAGCTCCCAGCGTTTCTTGTGGCGTGGCAAACCGTCCGAAAAGCCAACCGTCTACTTGATGGATGTCGCCACATTTGGCAGCACCTGTTCACCAGCTTCGGCACAATTCGTAAAAAATCGGAACGCTGAGCAACATCGAGAGCTTTATCCCGAAGCGGCGAAAGCGATTGTCGACGACCACTACGTCGACGATTATCTGGCGAGTTTCAGTTCGGAAGAAGAGGCAGCAAAGATAGCAAGCGAAGTACGATACGTACACAATAACGGGGGATTCCAGCTACACAATTGGCGGTCGAACAGTGCTACGGTACTAGAGCGTCTGGGTGAAGTGCAACCTGAAACAGACAAGCAGCTAAACCTGGTAGATGCAGCGAAATCCGAAAGGGTACTCGGAATGCTGTGGAGCCCTTCAACCGATGAACTGAGTTTTTCCACACAGATGAGCGAAGAGGTGCAAACGCTGATCCATACAACGACACGGCCGACGAAGAGACAAATATTACGGTGCGTTATGACCCTATTCGATCCGTTGGGGCTGCTCTCTCCGTTTATCATACACGGCAAGGTCCTTATTCAAGACCTGTGGCGCGAAGGCACGGAGTGGGACGAGCAAGTCAGTGACATCGTCTTCGCAAAATGGGAGAGATGGGTACAGATGATCCAGTACATTGCCAGAGTCCGGATTCCCAGATGCTATTTCCGTCATGCCAACAAGAGGACGTACCGCAATTCCGAGACGCTAGTGAGGCAGCATACTCTTGTGCAGTCTACCTGCGTACATTCGACAGAGTCGGAGATCCGCAGTGCTGCCTAATTGCAGGCAAATCGAAGGTCGCCCCGCTGAAGCCGTGGTCGATTCCCAGACTCGAACTGCAAGGGTGTGTCCTAGGTGTACGATGGTCGAAATTCGTCAGGGAAAACCACGATGTCCCCGTCTCCGACATAGTGTTTTGGACAGACTCCAGGACAGCACTGGCCTGGATCAAGTCAGATCCTAGAAATTATCGGCAATTCGTGTCCTTCAGAGTAAGTGAGATTCTGGAGCACACAACAGCAAGTCAGTGGCGATGGGTGCCATCATCGTCCAACCCAGCGGATGAAGCAACTAAATGGGGCAGTGGACCTTACTTTCACCACGACAGCAAGTGGTTTCAGGGACCCGACTTTCTACGGCTTCCGGAACATGAGTGGCCCCGCTCGAAAGAGTCAGTGACTGCTACTAGTGACGAAATGCGTACGCCAGTTCTACATCACTGTTCATTTCAACCGGCGATTGATTTCGACAGGTTCTCATCCTGGGATCGCCTACAACGAGCAACAGCATACGCTCTCCGATTCATACACAATTCGGCCCAGAGGCGTACGAAATATACGGGACAACTGCAACAAGCAGAGCTACGGGCAGCAGAGGAAACCATTTTTAGGTTGGCACAGCGGGAATCATATCCAGATGAGATAGCAGCACTATCGAACAAGGCGCCGAACGAGACCGGGCAGGAGGTCATCGGGAAGCATAGCTCCATCTACCGACTGATGCCAATCTTGGATAAACACGGCTTGTTACGAGAGCGCGGCAGGGTCGGCGCGGCAGAGGACGTCTGCTACGACGTGCGCCACCCCGTAATCCTACCGAGAAAACACCGAGTAACGGAGCTTCTTGTACATCGATACCACCACCACCTCCGCCATGGCAACGCAGAGACAGTTGTTAACGAACTTCGTCAGCGGTACACTATCCCTAGACTCCGCGTGGTGGTCAAGCAAGTCAGCCGTAACTGCGCTTATTGTAAGATCCGTCGGGCTAGGCCGGCGAACCCACCAATGGCACCACTTCCAGCTGCGCGCCTGGCACATCATGAACGAGCCTTCACGTATACCGGGGTGGACTACTTCGGACCACTGTTGGTGAAGTTGGGAAGATCCAACGTCAAACGATGGATCGCATTGTTTACATGCCTGACAGTGCGCGCCGTTCATCTTGAAGTCGCTTATACGTTATCCACAGAGTCCTGCATTTCCTGCGTCCGTCGATTCGTGGGTCGGCGGGGACCACCCGCCgaatttttcagcgacaacGGAACAAATTTCCAAGGTGCCGATCGAGTGTTGCAGCACCAGATAAGCCAGGGACTGTCAGCAACGTTCACCAGTACCAACACAAAGTGGAACTTCATTCCGCCGGGAGCACCACATATGGGCGGGGCATGGGAACGCTTAGTGCAGTCAGTGAAAGCAACGATGGGCGAAGCGTACTCCGAGGAGAAGCTGGATGACGAGGGGCTGCAGACACTGGTCGTGGAGGCGGAAAGTATAGTCAACTCAAGGCCTCTGACGTACTTACCACTTGAATCCGAGGAAGCAGAAGCACTCACTCCGAACCACTTTCTGTTGCTGAGTTCAAGTGGAGTGAAGCATTCAATAACCCAAACCGAAGAGGGCCCGCGAAGCGAGCTGGTTCGCCGAAAAATTCTTGGGAGATCCCACGAGCAAATCCGCACCAAGCTTGACGCTTTCTGGAAACGCTGGTTGGTAGAATACTTGCCGGTGATCCGTCGACAACCAAAATGGTTCGATGACACCACAACGATGATCGCAGGAGACTTAGTGATGGTCGCGGAACCCTTTAAGCGTATTGGATGGAAACGCGGACGAATTGTACGTATGATTCCGAGTGCAGATGGGCAGCATCGACAAGCCGTCGTGAAGATAGGACAGAAGAGTCTGCTGAGGCCGGTGACAAGGCTGGCGTTACTAGACTTGGAGGTGAAATATGAAGTTCCAGAAGGCTCCGGACTACACCCAGGGGAGACTGTTAACGTAGAAATGGTGTACTGGTCACCCTGCTACCGTCGTTTCTAAAGCGGCGCCGAACCTGTCGAAGCGGCGCGTCGACCGTAGTGACAGACGTCCTCGAGTGACGGACGACCTGCCACAAACCATTTCCGGCCCTTATTTCTTATTACAGTTCGCAGTAAAACAAAGTGCAGCTCGCGTGTGGAAAATAAAACCTTAACTAAAAATAGGATAGCAGTAGTGCATAAGTAGTTTATAGTGAATAGTGTGTATTTGAGCCATATTCACACTGTGAAAGTTAAATACGTTGCTTTTGAGACGAGTTTATTAACTCAACCAATTGAGGTTAGTTTAGGTTAGTTTCTGAATTCAAGCCCTAATCATTGAATTCCTTAGTCCAGAGCATAGTTCGTTGTCCGAGTCCGCCGCCAGTCCGTTGATCTGTAGATACCTGAAAAGAGAaagaaaagtaagaagaaattAAATAGAAATAATCAAATACTAAAACTAAATCGAATAGGTCTTGTCTCACGTGGACGTAAAATCGAACCGTAGGGTGCGCAAACAAAGGGCACACCGAATTGTAAGAGCATTCTAATACTATCATGGAATATTGTACTTACCATTTGAATTATATTGCAGTtgaagcaacaacaacaacaccaATAATAATAACAACAGAATACAAATATCGTTCGCTATCAAAACGGCTCGCCTAATTATTTGACCCTACGACAGCCTTGACAGGCCCTCTACACCGTACGAGTTAATCgatctagcaaccagtatggtttCCGTATGGCCATTCTATTATCGAagccagttcgttcgaatcgcgccggagactaagactaagactttcgtgcctgttgttcaacattgcgctagaaggtttcatgcggagagccaggtgtaacagccggggtacgattttcaacagatccagtcaatttatttgtttcgcggatgacatggacattgtcggccgaacatttacaaaggtggcagaactgtacaccagcctgaaacgtgaagcaacaaaagttggactggtggtgaatgcctcaaagacaaaatacatgcttgtgggtggaacagagcgcgacagggcccgcctgtgaagcagtgttacgatagacggggataccttcgaggtggtcgaggaattcgtctacctcggatccttgctaacggctgacaacaacgttagtcgtgaaatacgaaggcgcatcatctgtggaagtcgggcctactacgggctcccaaagaaactgcggtcaaaaaagattcaccaccgcaccaaatgtgtcatgtacaagacgcttataagaccggttgtcctatacggacatgaaacatggacaatgctcgagaaggacttgcaagcactcggaatattcgagagacgggtgcttaggaccatctttggcggtgtgcaagatgacggtgtgtggcggcgaagaatgaaccatgagctcgcccagttctacggcgaacccagtatccagaaggtagctaaagccggaagggtacgatgggaagggcatgttgcaagaatgccggacagcaaccctgcaaagatggtgttcgcttctgatccggcaggtacgagacgacgtggagcgcagcgagcgagatggacagaccaggtgcaaaacgacttggcgagcgtggggcgtattcgaggatggagagatgcggcctcgaaccgtgtattgtggcgtcaaattgttgattcagtgttatctgtttagatgtagactaaataaatgaaaatgaaatgaaataaggAATGGCTTAACTCGAGGAGGCTGTCACTTGCGCATCATAAGACAGAAGTTTTGGTGGTGCATAACcgccatgggttgcagcaagcgaggataagagtagggacctgcatagttaactccgtgaggtctcggCGCAAGTGCTTcgctgctcaaatggcaaagagaaTGGGagaccgcagtcaaaggtcgtcgGACCCACTCCGGATGTGTCAGATTGGGTTAGTAGAAAGCATGGACAggttcctacacaggtttggcttcccAGAttctgtgatgcagtgaacacctcGCTCACTCCGACAAcaaacatgtcgcgggtgggctgcggggaccttcGTATGGAAATATAGGTTCATGCGCGGTGGTTgctgtcggggtgctcgtcttcAAAATGGGATCATGATATggaccgctaggttactatcatagcttgcgatcgtcGGGTGGTGAGTTTACCACCCTGGAAGTCGATGTAGTGTGTAACGCCGAGTGCGTCAGTATAGGCGTGAGCGTCCTCAATAGTCCCCACTGATGTATTGCTTGATTGCGGACCGGGGTTAAGGACTGGTGAAAGGATTTtagttttagtgggtcgggtaagaaaTACATGACAtactacctgagttaacctcctcaagtgtctggttgcagatttccgtttacccttgctcaaggaAAAAAActgatgaatattttaaaaatctttcgcCCAAGTATTAACTTGTGCGGTCAAAGCTCACCTGTTCCACGACGCTAATTCAGCTGAGGCCTTTTGATGGATCAATCTGCAGCCGGTGGACCAACCACCCCAACGTCACTAGACTAGCAACGCCATCGTTAGATTTGCAACACCGTCTTTATAGTGTATAATCTAATATGAGTGAAATTTGCTTATAAATCAACTCACAAATCGGCTTCAACAAAGTTTGAAAACCTACCCACCTCCTCTTAAACGCACATGGGACTCGAGGATTAAAAGAGGCCTTTCGAGCCCACCTCGTTGATTGCCGTTAGTCAGACCAGCAGCTCGGTTTCGAAGGACATTCCTCGTAATGTAAATTAAGTTAAATATATTGTTTGAAACTAAGCAAAAGGACTTCTTTCAACCAGTATCCGATGTCCTTGGTTTGGTTTTCTCGTAGAATATGTCGAGGTTTCCCATGCtctcaaaaaatgtgttatagggtaaccgtacccttagtggaggtagcaccagtagtggaggtagtggggttttaatgagatttatcatatttatatagtttacgatggtttcagttgatgcgtcgtgctttaaatatcctgttaaatgcaacttatcgtaagatttcgcttgaaaaactattgaaaacaatgattttccttaacaaaattgactcccttgcacctatagtggtgcaactgtaccaatagtggcgagtctcataagaaaccaatggatagcaccactataggaaccaaaattattttttaccgccactaaaggaacagtgtacccatagtggtgcaagcaatatttgataattgttgatgttgaatgaaatctatctcatttttgttagcaaatttattagtttatctattgactaagatattaaagcagtgcatttcccataattatcaatttttaaaaaatattttcttttgtggatctactaatacccccactattggtaccgttaccctagatAAATGGAATGCCATCccaagcatatctgtcccatgtcgatttttatcAGTTTTGAGTTTTATGCACCAAACGTTCTAAATTAATGTATATTTTATTGtgaacaaataaatacatataGTTTGTTCGAAAAATTATCGGGTCATTTGGTCCAATTGTAGAATTTGTAGCCTCTCGGCTGCTCCGAAGGAGAATTTGATAGGAAATTGTTGAGCACTgggtcacagacaaacagacataacacattgaacatttactcatcaaattcatcgtcgttgaAATACTAACGACATctattgatttcagttagttgggcaaatcacgaaccagatggcggtagtgagcaaacgttaAACGAGAGCAAAAACGATGTGCGCGCCTCGAGCGATCGATTGACcatctaatgattatttgaattggccAGTAAATCAGTTAACGATGGGAATTTGACGAGTGtcatgtctgtttgtctgtgactgGGTCGTAAGCTAATTAGCACCGCTACATTCACTACGCCATCTAGCACTTACCTTTGCGGGAGCATCTATTGCCGCGTAACGTCCCGGAGGAGAAAGTCAACCGATTTCACTGACGAAAGAGGATGAAAGGACAAAAAATTGTCGTTTTCCAAGGTGGACTACAACAGACCGAGGCTTGAATACCTGTTTAAGGGCACGGATCGAAAGCAAAATCCAAAATATAACCAAGCAGGGAGTACGTTCGTGAATGAATTCTTAAACGCAATAACTAGCTTAAAATTATTGGTTTTATTGGGCCATTAGGCCTTTCTATGGGTACTTGCGTATGGTTTGATGATGTATCTCGTTGGCTAGCATGCTGCTTGATGAGGAGGGCCCTCCGACGGGATCTGGGTTGTGGCGGTTACTCACGGACCGATGGGGAGGCTGGTCGCTGGACGACGGCGAGATGGTGTCACTAAAGTCCGGAAGCGCGTCGTAGCGGGAGGCTCCACCGAGTTGAACGGTGTGGAGGCTACTCACGGACCGGTCTAAGGCGTTGGAAGCGGTACGATGACGGTATTGGCTTTCTGCGGAACAGCGTCGAGCGGTTTTGAAGCGGGATACTACCGGTATTTTGCTGAACACAAGGTCAGATTCCGCTGGATCACCACCCTCGTCGCTTCGAATGATGGGAAGAGGTCGGATCCGGCTTGATCAAGTTCTCGGATTCCCGATACCCTACGCCCTGCGCTACGTTAGTCGGGGAACAGCAGCTCCAGACCGTCCGTCGAGCTTCGAATGGGGTTCCTTAAAGATCCGCCAGTTGTCGTGGTCGCTGGAAACGAGAAGaggtcctccgggaattgcaACCGAGGCCACCAAAAAAGAGAAAAGGCCCGGAATCAGACACGGGCCTGTTCCACTGGATTAATACCACATTGTCTCTCTCTCACTTGCCCTATACTCCACCATTTTCTTCTAACCACACAATACATTCTGTCCTACTAAATCGATTTGGAATGGACTAGGCGTTAGGTGCTTACTGGCGCGGGGTCGAGACATGGGGATGCTTGTGGAGGAGCTAACAAGCTACAAATTGGAACCAACGGTTACAAATttccaagcataactgtcccattgaAACAGGTTCCATACAACATGTTTTAAGTTACTTCGAGGAggccaattttcattatcaAATAACCCAGAGAAAGAATATGGGTTGTGGTATAGTTTCAATCTGTTTCAATGGGTAaaaagattaatccacctaacattgctgatgcctttcttgtgcattatgaaaattgaaaagtaataattctcgcttaacttttcaaaaggtcctaagtaacattttttttatgaattaatttgagtactgcaatcaaaagctttcatattggtctgttgattgcgctattcaaattaattcatgaaaaaaatgttacttaggaccttttgaaaagttaagcgagaattgttttATATTAAAATTTATGTGAGAATAGTTTCTCATTTTTATTCGCATTCtatgtatttatttacattttttcttctttccttattggcattaccatttttgcattcgtatatgatgaggctaacacgatgatacttttatgcctaattGCACCCGTAAATTCCTTTGACCGTGAGTCCAACCCAGCCTCCTACACATcaccgctttgtagtcgcgcTTCTTAGCGCATGGCCATAAGGTAGGCCCAATTCATTTGCATATATACAAGATTTTTGCAAGAGCTTCGGAACGAAGTGActaatcaattttcaatagcaaacaatggggtCAAAATTCCCGTCGAGTGCAATTTGTTACGAAAAAATGGTCCTAAACATATGTTTAAAAATGTTTATACACGCTCCCTACACAAGTAGAAGTTTCCACTCGACACATcagattatttattatttattcagactaaggccgaagtggcctgtgcggtatataagagtcttctccattcgactcggtccatggctacacgtccccaaccacgcagtctacggagggtccgcaagtcatcttccatctgatcgatccaccttgcccgctgcgcacatcgccttcttgtgcaCGTCGGATCGttttcgagaaccattttcaccgaattactgtccaacattctggctacatgccctgCCCactgcagtcgtccgattttcgcggtgtgaacgatggatggttctcccagcagctcatgcaactcgtgattcattcgcctcctccacgtaccgtccgccatctgcaccccaccatacatggtacgcagcacatttctttcgaaaactccaagtgcgcgttggtcctccacgagcatcgtccagggacctcattgcgcatctcctttcgatagctctttcgtatgacagtttgcatggtttgctcgtttcgagt
The nucleotide sequence above comes from Armigeres subalbatus isolate Guangzhou_Male chromosome 3, GZ_Asu_2, whole genome shotgun sequence. Encoded proteins:
- the LOC134222400 gene encoding uncharacterized protein LOC134222400 produces the protein MDRDAGLKENLHRQIREYQAKGYTHKATKAEMEAADPRRVWYLPVGAVINPKKPGKVRIIWDAAAKVDGIFLNSTLLKGPDQLSSLPVILFCFRLYGVPLSSDIQEMFHQIRIREEDKSSQRFLWRGKPSEKPTVYLMDVATFGSTCSPASAQFVKNRNAEQHRELYPEAAKAIVDDHYVDDYLASFSSEEEAAKIASEVRYVHNNGGFQLHNWRSNSATVLERLGEVQPETDKQLNLVDAAKSERVLGMLWSPSTDELSFSTQMSEEVQTLIHTTTRPTKRQILRCVMTLFDPLGLLSPFIIHGKVLIQDLWREGTEWDEQMLFPSCQQEDVPQFRDASEAAYSCAVYLRTFDRVGDPQCCLIAGKSKVAPLKPWSIPRLELQGCVLGVRWSKFVRENHDVPVSDIVFWTDSRTALAWIKSDPRNYRQFVSFRVSEILEHTTASQWRWVPSSSNPADEATKWGSGPYFHHDSKWFQGPDFLRLPEHEWPRSKESVTATSDEMRTPVLHHCSFQPAIDFDRFSSWDRLQRATAYALRFIHNSAQRRTKYTGQLQQAELRAAEETIFRLAQRESYPDEIAALSNKAPNETGQEVIGKHSSIYRLMPILDKHGLLRERGRVGAAEDVCYDVRHPVILPRKHRVTELLVHRYHHHLRHGNAETVVNELRQRYTIPRLRVVVKQVSRNCAYCKIRRARPANPPMAPLPAARLAHHERAFTYTGVDYFGPLLVKLGRSNVKRWIALFTCLTVRAVHLEVAYTLSTESCISCVRRFVGRRGPPAEFFSDNGTNFQGADRVLQHQISQGLSATFTSTNTKWNFIPPGAPHMGGAWERLVQSVKATMGEAYSEEKLDDEGLQTLVVEAESIVNSRPLTYLPLESEEAEALTPNHFLLLSSSGVKHSITQTEEGPRSELVRRKILGRSHEQIRTKLDAFWKRWLVEYLPVIRRQPKWFDDTTTMIAGDLVMVAEPFKRIGWKRGRIVRMIPSADGQHRQAVVKIGQKSLLRPVTRLALLDLEVKYEVPEGSGLHPGETVNVEMVYWSPCYRRF